From one Acidobacteriota bacterium genomic stretch:
- a CDS encoding tail fiber domain-containing protein, with protein MPNTLRHKRSTSAGVVPTTAALSLGELAINTYDGKLYLKKNVSGSETVVEVGAITSGGVTAALGYTPANKAGESFTGAISVAGSITATGDVTAYSDASLKTDVATIAGALDLVRQMRGVRYQRLDTGAAGIGVIAQELRAVTPELVAENPEGLLSVAYGNLVGVLIEAVKELAARVETLEPRQ; from the coding sequence ATGCCCAACACCCTGCGCCACAAACGATCGACATCTGCGGGCGTGGTTCCGACGACGGCTGCCCTGTCGCTCGGCGAGCTCGCCATCAACACCTATGACGGCAAGTTGTACCTGAAGAAGAACGTCTCGGGGTCTGAGACCGTGGTTGAGGTGGGCGCGATCACCTCGGGCGGTGTCACCGCCGCGCTCGGCTACACTCCGGCCAACAAAGCGGGTGAGAGCTTCACAGGCGCGATCTCGGTGGCCGGGTCGATCACGGCGACCGGCGATGTGACGGCCTATTCCGATGCCAGCCTGAAAACCGATGTGGCGACAATCGCGGGTGCGCTGGATCTGGTCCGGCAGATGCGCGGCGTCCGCTATCAGCGCCTGGACACGGGCGCGGCAGGCATCGGGGTCATCGCCCAGGAACTGCGCGCGGTGACGCCAGAGCTGGTCGCGGAGAACCCGGAAGGCCTGCTCTCGGTCGCTTATGGCAATCTGGTCGGGGTGCTGATCGAGGCGGTGAAGGAGCTGGCCGCCAGGGTCGAGACGCTCGAGCCGCGCCAATGA